A genome region from Deltaproteobacteria bacterium includes the following:
- a CDS encoding four helix bundle protein, translating into MVDKRSASTNKGKVKFTGKKDRTRGQDHGRGHADYPVIKAMYRLALEYTERVKSFPRDTRFILGDRILNNCYDILEGLIEARYTKEKERVLRRLNLQLEKLRFQTRFCLDVKVLSAKKYGHICEMINDVGKMIGGWLKSLR; encoded by the coding sequence TTGGTGGATAAGCGAAGCGCATCCACCAATAAGGGAAAAGTGAAATTCACGGGCAAAAAGGATCGAACCCGCGGACAGGACCACGGCAGGGGCCATGCAGACTATCCAGTAATCAAGGCCATGTACCGTCTTGCACTTGAGTACACGGAAAGGGTAAAAAGCTTTCCAAGGGACACCCGTTTCATATTAGGCGACCGGATACTGAACAACTGTTACGACATCCTTGAAGGCCTGATAGAAGCGCGGTATACAAAGGAGAAAGAGAGGGTGCTGCGGCGACTGAATCTCCAACTGGAAAAGCTCCGCTTCCAGACAAGATTCTGCCTGGACGTGAAGGTCCTTTCCGCAAAAAAGTATGGGCATATATGCGAGATGATAAACGATGTGGGCAAGATGATCGGCGGATGGTTGAAAAGCCTCCGCTGA
- a CDS encoding AAA family ATPase gives MAARLTRFQEELILYFRARFTVLYIVTPEEERVMKEITGACREAGKTAYSWDIADGLMPLTESTGRVDRPARDPISALELISRINEPAVFVLKDFHSLWEKNPQVIRKVKNLAQALKQTKKSIIITSCQGKVPEEILDMVYVIDFTPPDFNGIREILDIFEHIPNIRVNLTHSGREKLIRSALGMTANQVQRVFAKAVVQKGVLDEEAIDLVTREKKAIIRESGALEFFSATETIDQVGGLDVLKAWLHSREGCFSEDALQYGLTPPKGLLLIGIPGTGKSLTAKVVSGLWHQPLIRLDMGAVFGSLVGQSEENIRKALRLAETVSPCVLWIDEVEKGLTDPGGDSGTGARVFGTLLSWMEEKQKPVFVVCTANNISCIPPEFSRAGRFDAIFFLDLPTFRERREILQVHLLKRRPMIDDFDLDAMAGESAGFVGAEIEQAIIAAMVRAFNDGHREFTTDDILHVLRAREEVVPISSSQKENIEALRRWLTEGRARSASFTEADAALKEQVKVPEFGAAPAIELGD, from the coding sequence ATGGCGGCAAGATTAACCCGGTTTCAAGAGGAACTGATACTTTATTTCAGGGCAAGGTTTACGGTGCTTTACATCGTCACACCCGAGGAAGAGCGGGTCATGAAAGAGATCACAGGGGCCTGCAGGGAGGCAGGCAAGACTGCCTATTCCTGGGATATTGCCGACGGGCTTATGCCTCTGACCGAATCCACCGGCAGGGTGGACAGGCCTGCAAGGGACCCCATCTCGGCCCTTGAGCTCATCAGCAGGATCAATGAGCCTGCTGTCTTTGTCCTCAAGGACTTCCACAGTCTCTGGGAGAAAAATCCCCAGGTGATCCGCAAGGTAAAGAACCTTGCCCAGGCCCTCAAGCAGACCAAAAAGAGCATTATCATTACCTCTTGCCAGGGCAAGGTGCCCGAGGAGATCTTGGACATGGTCTATGTAATCGATTTCACTCCGCCTGACTTTAACGGGATAAGAGAGATACTCGACATTTTTGAGCATATCCCCAACATCAGGGTGAATCTGACACACTCCGGCAGGGAGAAACTGATCAGGAGCGCCCTTGGCATGACCGCCAACCAGGTCCAGAGGGTATTTGCCAAGGCCGTGGTGCAAAAAGGCGTGCTGGACGAGGAGGCCATTGACCTGGTCACCCGGGAGAAAAAGGCCATCATCAGGGAGAGCGGCGCCCTGGAGTTCTTTTCCGCCACAGAGACCATAGACCAGGTGGGCGGGCTGGACGTGCTCAAGGCATGGCTTCACTCAAGGGAAGGCTGCTTCTCGGAGGATGCCCTGCAATACGGCCTTACACCGCCAAAGGGCCTGCTCCTGATCGGCATCCCCGGCACGGGAAAGAGCCTTACCGCCAAGGTGGTCTCTGGCCTGTGGCACCAGCCCCTCATCAGGCTTGACATGGGCGCTGTATTCGGGAGCCTGGTGGGGCAGAGCGAGGAAAACATCAGGAAGGCCCTGAGGCTGGCGGAGACAGTGAGCCCCTGCGTCCTTTGGATAGACGAGGTGGAAAAGGGGCTCACAGACCCGGGCGGGGACTCGGGTACCGGCGCACGGGTCTTCGGCACCCTCCTCTCCTGGATGGAGGAAAAACAGAAGCCGGTCTTTGTGGTCTGCACTGCAAACAACATCTCTTGCATCCCGCCGGAATTCTCAAGGGCCGGCAGGTTCGATGCCATCTTCTTCCTGGACCTTCCCACCTTCAGGGAGCGAAGGGAGATATTACAGGTACACCTCTTAAAGCGCCGGCCAATGATAGACGACTTTGACCTTGATGCCATGGCGGGAGAAAGCGCAGGCTTTGTGGGTGCCGAGATAGAGCAGGCCATTATCGCCGCCATGGTCCGGGCCTTTAATGACGGCCACAGGGAGTTCACCACGGACGACATCCTGCACGTGCTCCGTGCCAGGGAAGAGGTGGTGCCCATAAGCAGCAGCCAGAAGGAGAACATCGAGGCCCTGCGCAGGTGGCTCACAGAGGGGAGGGCAAGGTCCGCCTCCTTTACCGAGGCCGATGCCGCCCTGAAGGAGCAGGTAAAGGTCCCGGAGTTCGGCGCGGCCCCGGCCATCGAGCTTGGAGATTAG